From Xanthocytophaga agilis, one genomic window encodes:
- a CDS encoding chemotaxis protein CheW, with protein sequence MSVETASVPLSYLSFRLEEETFAVNVAKVLEILEVPYITRVPHTPNYISGIINLRGSVLPVIDTRIRFGLTPTDFTVNTCIVVLQVTIDNQSIVLGALVDSVQEVLQITNEQIKTPPSLGSKYRSEFLLGLVKTEEHFVMLLDMDQVFSAEELTAVSQSGQVD encoded by the coding sequence ATGAGCGTAGAAACTGCCAGTGTTCCTCTTTCTTACTTATCCTTTCGTCTTGAAGAGGAAACTTTTGCTGTCAATGTGGCGAAAGTACTCGAGATCCTTGAAGTACCCTATATTACAAGAGTTCCTCATACCCCCAATTATATTTCTGGCATAATCAATCTTCGTGGGTCAGTCTTACCTGTAATTGACACACGCATCCGTTTTGGTTTGACCCCCACTGATTTCACTGTGAATACCTGTATTGTAGTGCTGCAGGTAACTATTGATAACCAGTCCATCGTTTTGGGAGCTTTGGTAGACAGTGTACAGGAAGTACTTCAAATCACGAATGAACAGATTAAGACTCCACCCAGCCTGGGATCTAAATATAGATCTGAATTTCTGCTGGGTTTGGTCAAGACAGAAGAGCACTTTGTGATGTTGCTGGATATGGATCAGGTCTTTTCAGCCGAAGAACTAACAGCTGTTTCCCAATCCGGCCAAGTAGATTGA
- a CDS encoding response regulator transcription factor, whose product MDKPITVVLAEDHSIVRQGIRLILEKDPTIQILGEASDGVQALALIKEFAPQVLVSDIAMPNLNGIELVQQINQLSIQTKVLFLSMQDKEEYIIEAMQQGVLGFLPKSTVGEELVTAIHQIAKGKEYFSESVYNTAFKAIRSLHQRVEIRLTPREKEVLQLLALGLSTKLIADRLVVSEYTISNHRANLLRKLAAQNVAELIRKASELNLLD is encoded by the coding sequence ATGGATAAACCAATAACAGTAGTACTTGCCGAGGATCATAGCATCGTTCGCCAGGGAATCCGGTTAATTTTGGAAAAAGATCCTACTATCCAGATACTAGGAGAGGCTTCTGATGGTGTTCAGGCTCTTGCCCTTATCAAAGAATTTGCGCCACAGGTTCTGGTTAGTGATATTGCCATGCCAAATCTGAATGGGATTGAACTCGTTCAGCAAATCAACCAGTTATCCATTCAGACAAAAGTGCTTTTTCTAAGCATGCAGGATAAGGAAGAATATATTATAGAAGCTATGCAACAGGGTGTACTTGGCTTTCTTCCCAAATCCACTGTGGGGGAAGAACTTGTCACTGCCATCCACCAAATAGCTAAGGGAAAGGAGTACTTTAGCGAATCTGTCTATAATACAGCTTTCAAAGCCATTCGTTCGCTGCATCAGCGTGTAGAGATCCGTTTAACTCCACGCGAAAAGGAAGTATTACAACTATTGGCACTGGGACTTAGCACCAAACTGATTGCAGACCGACTGGTGGTCAGCGAGTATACCATCTCTAATCATCGGGCTAACCTGCTTAGAAAGCTAGCAGCCCAAAACGTAGCAGAACTTATCAGAAAAGCATCTGAACTTAATCTGTTGGATTGA